The Vulcanimicrobium alpinum sequence CGATCGCGTGCGAAGCGCGCGGCGCGTCGGTGTCGTCGAGCGAGTCGGGGGCCGGAACGGCGTCGAGCAAATGCGGCGCGAGCGCTGAGCCGCTCATGCACTTTCCCCGAGCACGGCGCGCAAGCGGCGCATCGCGCTCAGATGAAGCTGCGAGACGCGCTGCGGCGAGATTCCCATCTCGGCATGCAAACGGCGCAGCGAGCGCTCCTGAAAATAGTACGCGACGATGACGCGGCGCTGTCGTGCCGAGAGCCCGCCGATCGCGGCGCGCACGCGAGCGCGCTCACCGCGCACTTCGTAGACGAGCTGCGGGTCGGCGGCGCTGTCGGGCTCGAGGTGTTCGCCGGGCGGCAGCGAGGCGTCGAGCGAGAGCGGCGTCGCGCGAAGCGCGCTCGCGCGTGCCTGCGCGAGACCGGGGATGCGCGCTTCCATCTCGTGATGCGTCGGCAGCACGCCGAGCTGCTGCGCGAGCGCGAAGCGCGCCGCATCGGCCGTACGCAGCACGCGGCGCGTCCGTTCCGGGACACGATCCATCCGCCGCACGCCGTTGAGGATCGCGCCGAGTACCACCTTGCGCGCGTACGCCGCCGGCGGGACGCCGAACGACGGATCGAACGCGTCGATCGCACGGATCAGCCCGACGCTGCCGTCGCCGATCAGATCGTCGAGATCGGCGGTGGGGATCATCCGGTGGACGCGCCGCGCGAGCTGCTTCACCAGGGGGAGCAGTTCGCGGATGCGCGCCTCGCGCTCGTCGCCGTTCATCGCCGCGGGCGGACGAACATCGCGTCCGCGACCTGCCCGGTGACGATCTCGCCCATCGGACCGAGCCCTTGCGCGAGCGGTTTGAGAACCTCGCGAAAGAGCACGGCGTTCATCACGTCGCGCGCAGCGCGCTGTTCCTGCGCGCGCGGCTCAGCCGCGATGGAGGTTGTTGGCGATCCGCAGCATTTCATCGGCGGCCTGCACTCCCTTGGCGTTGGCTTCGTACGCGCGCTGTGCGCTGAGGATCTGCATGACGGACTCGACGATCGAGACGTTGGAACGCTCGAGCATCCCGAACGCGATCGACGGCGCGCCGTGCGCGCCCGGCTCGACCAGCCGCGCGCGCCCGGACGCATCGGTCGGGACGAACAGCGTCGCGCCCGCCGGCCGCATCGCTTCAGGCGCCGGGAAGGTCGCGAGCCGCAGCCGCGCGATCGTGCGATCGCGATCGTGCGCGGTGTCGATTGCGACCCGCCCGTCGCGCTCGACGCGCACGGCGAGCGCATCGCCGGGGATGCGCACGCCGTCGAGCCGCCAGCCCGCGCTGTTGCGCAGCGAGCCGTCGGGTTCGCGCGCGAACTCGCCGTTGCGCGTGTAAGCGCGGTGTCCGTCGCGTTCCACCACGAAAAATCCCGGCCCGTCGATCGCGACGTCGAAGGGGCCGCTGCTCTTCACCAGTTTGCCCTGCGCGAAAAGCGCGTGGCGGCCGAGCGTCGTCGTCCCCAAGCCGATCTCGCCGGCGCGCACGTCGGCGAACGTCGCGGCCGCGCCCTTGAAGCCGGCGACCTCGGCGTTGGCGAGGTTGTCGGCGACGATCTCGAGCTGCGTCTGCTGCGCGGCCATCCCGCTGGCGGCCGCATACATCGCGCGGTTCATTGCACGCGCACCACGTCGTTCGCCGACTTCTCGCGCGTCGCGTCGATCGCGAGCATCGTCTTCTGCGCGGTCTCGAACGCGCGCTGCGCGGTCAGGATCGCGAGCGTCTCGCCGATCGGGTTGACGGTGCTCGTCTCGAGCGCTCCGGAGAGCACGTGCGTTCCGGCCGGGAGCGCGAGCCGGTCGACGGCGCGGCCGCCGTCGCGGACCGTTCCGTCCGCGGCGATCGTCGCGCGCTCCGAGACGTGCAGCACACCGCAAGTTCCGCGGAGCGCACGGCCCCGGTCGTCGACGAGCCGGCCGTCGCGATCGCGGACGAACGCGCCGCTGCGCGTCGTCGCATCGCCCACGCGGAACGCGCCGTCGCCCAGCAGCGCCAGGTCGAAGGCCCGCCCGGTGCGGCGCACTGCGCCCTGCTCGTGCGTCGCGTGCGTCGACACCGCGAGACCGCGGGCGGAGAGCGTGATCGCGGCCTGGGCCTTGCGGTAGCCGTCGCTCGAGGCGTTGGCGAGGTTCTGTGTCGCGACGTCGAGCGCGCCGCGAGCGGCGCGCATCGCGCTGCCCATCCATTCCATCCCGTCCATGCCCGCGATGCTAGCGACCGGGCGTTTCCGGGATGTGGCCGAGGCGTGTGCATTTCGGCCGCCGACGGGTCCGCCCGCGGAATCCAGCGCCCCGACGGCGTAACCCGCAAGGCAGAGGGTCGGGAGCGGACTCCCGGTCGGTCAGAGGATACGGATGGAAATCGGGATCTTGGGCTCCGGAAACATCGGAGGCAACCTCGCGCGATTGTTCGCGCGCGCCGGGCACCACGTGCGCATCGCCAACTCGCGCGGACCGGAGTCCCTCCGCAGCCTCGTCGCGTCGATCGGCGAGAACGCCGAAGCCTCAACCCCCCAAGATGCCGTCGACAAGGCCGATCTGGTCGTGGTCGCCGTCCCCTGGACGAAGCGCGAAGAGGTGCTCGGCGAGACCGGCCCGTTCGACGACAAGATCGTCGTCGACGCGATGAACCCGTACACCGAGGACTTCGAGATCGAAGACCTCGACCGCACCTCGAGCGAGGTCACCCGCGGCCTGGTCCCGGGTGCGCTGGTCGTCAAGGCGTTCAACACCATCTTCTACAAGCGGCTCGCCGACGAGGGGAAGCCGAAGGGCGCCCCTGGCCGGCTCGCGATCCCGGTCGCCGGCGACGACCCCGGCGCAAAGCAGGTCGTCATGGACCTGATCGATGCGATCGGTTTCGACCCCGTCGACAACGGCGGGCTCAAGGAAGGCGGCCGCAAGCAGCAGCCGGGCTCGCCGATCTACAACAACCCGATCGGCGCCGCCGATATGAAAGACCGGCTGGCCCGGATCTGAGACGCTAGGAGATCGCGCGGATCGCGCCGCCGTCGACCGGGATCGTCATCCCGGTGACGTACGACGCGCGCTCCGAAGCGAGGAACGCCACCACCGACGCGAACTCGTCGGGCCGGCCGAAGCGCCGCAGCGGGATCGCCTCGGCCTGTTCGGGCTTGGCGCCGAAGTGCTTGAGGCGGTCGGTCAGGATCAGCCCGGGCGCGACGTTGTTCACCGTGATCCCGTGCGCGCCGACTTCCTCCGCCAGCAGCTTCGCCATCCCGACGACGCCCGCGCGCATCGCGGTCGAGAGCATCGAGCCCGGAAGCAGCGAGCGTACCGACATGCTGACGACGTTGATGATGCGGCCGTGCCCGTCATGCGGGAGATGCGGCAGAACCAGCCGCGTCATCCGCACCGTGCTGCGCAGGCTCAGTTCGAACGCCGCGAACCACGCATCGTCGTCGAAGTCGTCGAAGCGCCCGAACGGCGGGCCGCCGGCGTTGTTGACGAGGATATCGATCCGGCCGAGTTCGCCCAGCGCCGTTTCGACGAAACGCTGCGACTGCACCGCGTCGGTGACGTCGACGGGGATCGCAACGACGCGGCAGCCGGTGCGCTCGCGGATCGCCGCCGCCGTCGCATCGAGTTCACCGGCATCGCGTGCGCCGATCGCGACGTCGGCGCCTTCGTTCGCCAGCGCCTCGGCCGTCGCGCGCCCCAGCCCCTTGCTCGCGGCGAGGACGAGCGCGGCGCGTCCGGCCAGGCCGAAATCCATCTACTGGACGAGCTTGCGCGCACGCACTCCGTTGTTGATCGGGAGCTGATCCGTCTCGTCGATCTCCGACTTCACCAGCGGGAGCCGATCGGCGGGCGTGCGCTGCGGTTTTGCGGGCGCAGCGGGCGCCTGGGCGGCCGACGCGTCGGCGGGCGACGGTTTTTCGGGCGGTGCGGACTTCTCGGCGGGTGCCGCCTCGGCGGGCTCCGCCGGCGCAGCGTCCGCGACCGGCGCCGGCGCGACCGCGCGCAACGGCCCCGTGTCGCCTTGGCGATCGATCAGCGAGAGGTGCGACATCAGCAACGAACGCAGCTCGCTCTTTGCCTTCTCGGCGGTGTCGCGATGGCGCTGCGCTTCGCGGCGCGAGTCGTCGATGCGGTCGCCGAGCAGCGCGATCTCGCGTTCGGCGGCGATCCGCGCCTCCTGCTTGATCAGATCGGCCTCTTTGTGCGCGTTCGCTTTCACTTCGTCGGCGGTGCGCTGGGCGAGGATGAGCGTCTGGTTCATCGTCTCTTCCATCGCCTTGAAGTGCGAGATCCGGTCGCGCAGGTCGGCAATCTCCGCTTCGAGCGCAGCGCGCGCCTGCGCCTCGTCTTCGAGCGTCTCCATGATCTCTTCGAGGAAATGATCGACGTCGGAGCGGTCGTAGCCCTGCAGGGCTTTCTTGAACGCTTTGTGCTGGATGTCGACGATCGTGACTTTCGCCATCAACGCAGATCCTTGATTCCGAGCAGGCCGTCGTTGTCGAGTTGCTCTTTCACGCCGGCCGAGTTGACGTTGACGCCGGACGGAACGATCAGATAGATCGCCTCGGCGAGTTTTTGAATGCGGCCGTCGATCGTGTACGCGACGCCGGAGGTGAAGTCGACGACGCGCTGGAGCAGGTTGCGGTCGGCACCCTGCACGTTGACGATCACGACCTGACGCGAACGCAGGGCGTCCGCGATCTCGGTGACGTCGGCGAACGAGCGCGGTGCGAAGACCGCGACCGAACCGCCGGGCCGCCGCGACGCGTCGGTCAGCGGCACGACGTTGCGCTTCGCGCCGACTTCGTCGGGGTAGAGTTCTTCTTCGTCCTCGTCGTTGATCGCAAACCACGATCCGATACGGGCGAACACGCTCATGCTGCGTTCCTTTCTTTCGCGGGACGCGGCCCGAAGATTGCCGTGCCGATCCGGATCATCGTCGATCCGTACCGCACGGCGCGTTCCCAATCACCCGACATCCC is a genomic window containing:
- a CDS encoding DivIVA domain-containing protein; translated protein: MAKVTIVDIQHKAFKKALQGYDRSDVDHFLEEIMETLEDEAQARAALEAEIADLRDRISHFKAMEETMNQTLILAQRTADEVKANAHKEADLIKQEARIAAEREIALLGDRIDDSRREAQRHRDTAEKAKSELRSLLMSHLSLIDRQGDTGPLRAVAPAPVADAAPAEPAEAAPAEKSAPPEKPSPADASAAQAPAAPAKPQRTPADRLPLVKSEIDETDQLPINNGVRARKLVQ
- a CDS encoding sigma-70 family RNA polymerase sigma factor, which produces MNGDEREARIRELLPLVKQLARRVHRMIPTADLDDLIGDGSVGLIRAIDAFDPSFGVPPAAYARKVVLGAILNGVRRMDRVPERTRRVLRTADAARFALAQQLGVLPTHHEMEARIPGLAQARASALRATPLSLDASLPPGEHLEPDSAADPQLVYEVRGERARVRAAIGGLSARQRRVIVAYYFQERSLRRLHAEMGISPQRVSQLHLSAMRRLRAVLGESA
- a CDS encoding flagellar hook basal-body protein; protein product: MNRAMYAAASGMAAQQTQLEIVADNLANAEVAGFKGAAATFADVRAGEIGLGTTTLGRHALFAQGKLVKSSGPFDVAIDGPGFFVVERDGHRAYTRNGEFAREPDGSLRNSAGWRLDGVRIPGDALAVRVERDGRVAIDTAHDRDRTIARLRLATFPAPEAMRPAGATLFVPTDASGRARLVEPGAHGAPSIAFGMLERSNVSIVESVMQILSAQRAYEANAKGVQAADEMLRIANNLHRG
- a CDS encoding cell division protein SepF, with translation MSVFARIGSWFAINDEDEEELYPDEVGAKRNVVPLTDASRRPGGSVAVFAPRSFADVTEIADALRSRQVVIVNVQGADRNLLQRVVDFTSGVAYTIDGRIQKLAEAIYLIVPSGVNVNSAGVKEQLDNDGLLGIKDLR
- a CDS encoding NADPH-dependent F420 reductase, whose product is MEIGILGSGNIGGNLARLFARAGHHVRIANSRGPESLRSLVASIGENAEASTPQDAVDKADLVVVAVPWTKREEVLGETGPFDDKIVVDAMNPYTEDFEIEDLDRTSSEVTRGLVPGALVVKAFNTIFYKRLADEGKPKGAPGRLAIPVAGDDPGAKQVVMDLIDAIGFDPVDNGGLKEGGRKQQPGSPIYNNPIGAADMKDRLARI
- a CDS encoding SDR family NAD(P)-dependent oxidoreductase — protein: MDFGLAGRAALVLAASKGLGRATAEALANEGADVAIGARDAGELDATAAAIRERTGCRVVAIPVDVTDAVQSQRFVETALGELGRIDILVNNAGGPPFGRFDDFDDDAWFAAFELSLRSTVRMTRLVLPHLPHDGHGRIINVVSMSVRSLLPGSMLSTAMRAGVVGMAKLLAEEVGAHGITVNNVAPGLILTDRLKHFGAKPEQAEAIPLRRFGRPDEFASVVAFLASERASYVTGMTIPVDGGAIRAIS
- a CDS encoding flagellar basal body rod C-terminal domain-containing protein — its product is MDGMEWMGSAMRAARGALDVATQNLANASSDGYRKAQAAITLSARGLAVSTHATHEQGAVRRTGRAFDLALLGDGAFRVGDATTRSGAFVRDRDGRLVDDRGRALRGTCGVLHVSERATIAADGTVRDGGRAVDRLALPAGTHVLSGALETSTVNPIGETLAILTAQRAFETAQKTMLAIDATREKSANDVVRVQ